The Edwardsiella tarda ATCC 15947 = NBRC 105688 region CAGGATGCTGAGTAACGTTAGGGTAGTCGTCGCCACCACTGGCGTTAAAACTGAGCAATGCCAGACGGTAGGTCTTATCGGCGGCCAGCGGCTGTCCTTTGATCTTCACCTGGCTAACGCCCTGCTTGCCATCGGCGATCAGACTGACATTGGCAAACTGAGCATAGGCACCGGAGTTGGGCTTCTTGTTCGCCACCATGCCCAGATATTTCTCCAGCTCGGCGCCTGTCATATCAACATACGCCACGGTGTTACCAAACGGCTGCACCTTAAGGACATCCTTATAGCTGATGTCACCGCCAGCCATGGAATCACGTACGCCGCCGCCGCTCATCACGCCCAGATCGGCTTGCGTCCGCTCCATCTGCGCCGCCAACAGTAGATGCCCCATATTCGTCTGCTCGAAACGCACCTTACTGCGATCGCCTTCCAGACGCCCCTCAACACGCCCGATCTTTACCCCTAAGGCGGCCTGTCCCTGCTCCTGGAACGGGGTTAACAACTGCAGCATCGCCGTATCCTGCGGGATCTGTTCGGTATAATAGATACGCTGCTTGGTTCCATCGGCCTGTTTCTCTTGCCGGCTCAGGTTGACGGGGATCAATTGATAATGTTGTAGGGTCAGCTCACCGTTACGGAAGGTGAAATCGGCCCGGCCGACATATTTCCCCCACTCATGTGCCTGGACGATCCAGGTGCCGTTCTGCCGATCTGGCGCGCAGGGCGTGCCCGGCACATAATCGCTCTGCTTGCGATTCTCCGCCACCATACACACCGGATCCTGGGAGTGGCCGCCGACAATCATGTCCAGATATCCCGCCGGCAGGGCGCGCGCCATCTCCACGTCGCCGGGCGCGTTCGAGCCATGGGCACCGTTGTCATAATGGCCCATATGCGTCGCGGCGATCACCACATCGGGCTTCTGCTGAGCGCGTAATTGCTCCACCAGTTGGCGCGCTTCTGCCGCCGGTGGCCGGAACTCGATATTCTCCAGGTACTCCGGGTTACCGATCTTGGCCGTATCATCGGTGGTCAGGCCGATCACCGCGATGCGGATCCCCTGACGATCGAACATCTGATAGGGCTGGAACAGGCGCTTACCGCTGTCCTGGGCATAAATATTAGCCGATAACAGGGGGAACGTGGCCCACTTCTGCTGCTGGCGCAAGACACTCAGCGGATTGTCGAACTCATGGTTACCGATGGCCATGGCATCATAGCCCACCAGATTCATACCACGAAAATCGGGTTCAGCGTCCTGCAAGTCGGACTCCGGCACCCCGGTATTGATATCACCACCAGACAGCAGCAGCACCGAGCCCCCCTTGGCGGCAATCTCGGCGCGCAGCCGATCGACCAAGGTCTTCTGTGCCGCCAGGCCATACTCCTCCTGGTCGTTCTGCCAGAAATGACCGTGA contains the following coding sequences:
- the ushA gene encoding bifunctional UDP-sugar hydrolase/5'-nucleotidase UshA — protein: MRVTYRGVACAVALTLAMAPGWSLAWEKDKTYNLTILHTNDHHGHFWQNDQEEYGLAAQKTLVDRLRAEIAAKGGSVLLLSGGDINTGVPESDLQDAEPDFRGMNLVGYDAMAIGNHEFDNPLSVLRQQQKWATFPLLSANIYAQDSGKRLFQPYQMFDRQGIRIAVIGLTTDDTAKIGNPEYLENIEFRPPAAEARQLVEQLRAQQKPDVVIAATHMGHYDNGAHGSNAPGDVEMARALPAGYLDMIVGGHSQDPVCMVAENRKQSDYVPGTPCAPDRQNGTWIVQAHEWGKYVGRADFTFRNGELTLQHYQLIPVNLSRQEKQADGTKQRIYYTEQIPQDTAMLQLLTPFQEQGQAALGVKIGRVEGRLEGDRSKVRFEQTNMGHLLLAAQMERTQADLGVMSGGGVRDSMAGGDISYKDVLKVQPFGNTVAYVDMTGAELEKYLGMVANKKPNSGAYAQFANVSLIADGKQGVSQVKIKGQPLAADKTYRLALLSFNASGGDDYPNVTQHPAYVNTGFVDAEVLKDYIQRHSPIKAADYQPQGEIVYHD